A stretch of the Capsicum annuum cultivar UCD-10X-F1 chromosome 10, UCD10Xv1.1, whole genome shotgun sequence genome encodes the following:
- the LOC107870446 gene encoding uncharacterized protein LOC107870446, with translation MSLDGRDYRQAACQTPTVPSPPSVSVNQLSHHRRTNPLSHRSCSTMHPPPRHLFHSFSSLIRPNCNKTLLPPRRCLLRPSVVGKLIKNPSQERNANFLFWAMLDQLLS, from the exons ATGAGCCTCGACGGACGTGACTACCGGCAGGCTGCCTGTCAAACCCCAACTGTGCCATCGCCGCCATCAGTATCGGTGAACCAGCTGAGCCATCACCGCCGAACCAACCCCCTCTCTCATCGCAGCTGCTCAACCATGCATCCACCGCCCCGCCATCTCTTCCACTCATTTTCGTCTCTTATACGACCAAATTGCAACAAAACCCTTTTGCCGCCTCGCCGTTGCTTGCTCCGGCCAAGTGTTGTCGGAAAATTGATTAAGAACCCATCCCAG GAAAGGAATGCTAATTTCTTGTTTTGGGCAATGCTGGACCAGTTATTGAGCTAA